In Temnothorax longispinosus isolate EJ_2023e chromosome 2, Tlon_JGU_v1, whole genome shotgun sequence, one DNA window encodes the following:
- the LOC139809160 gene encoding LOW QUALITY PROTEIN: kelch-like protein 5 (The sequence of the model RefSeq protein was modified relative to this genomic sequence to represent the inferred CDS: deleted 2 bases in 1 codon), which yields MESYLRKQQLIDITLIAGNKRVPAHRLVLSAGSEYFAAMFTNPLRESAQNEIELMDVDGDALWALVLYCYTGCIELQEDSVETLLATACLLQLNPVIKACCQFLVKQLHPSNCLGIRMFADTQGCSELVEYAHAYTTKHFMDVTKNQEFLLLSANEVAKLLESEDLNVSSEETIFHALVTWLEHDPENRSKDASKLLGLVKLPLLSPAFIADNIESNEMFKDQRMVQELVMEALKYHLLPEQRPLLQTGRTKPRKATVGTLLAVGEMDQHEGATSIDAFSLRDNAWRSLATMSSRRLDFAAVVVDKKLIFAGGRDALRTLNTVECFDFSTLTWSTLPPMNVHRLGLGMAVLGGFLYAVGGYDGDCFLNAVERWDPGTGHWSSICPMSKQRAGFSVAVLNDKLYAVGGRDISSCLNTVECYDPHTNKWTPCAPMSKRRGSVGVGVVNGCLYALGGTDTSASNPNVSRFDCVERYDPKTDTWTMVAPMSVPRSEVGVCVLGDRLMAVGGYDGQQFLTLVEAYDPHLNEWEPVASLKTGRAGLCVAVVKNLTNDM from the exons ATGGAGAGTTATCTGCGC AAGCAACAATTGATAGACATCACGCTGATCGCGG GAAATAAGCGTGTCCCAGCTCATCGATTAGTACTCAGTGCTGGCTCAGAATATTTTGCTGCCATGTTCACAAACCCTCTGCGAGAGTCAGcacaaaatgaaatagaattaatGGATGTTGATGGAGATGCTTTATGGGCTTTGGTTCTTTATTGTTATACAG GTTGCATAGAATTGCAGGAAGATAGCGTAGAGACTCTACTTGCAACAGCATGTTTGTTACAATTGAATCCAGTTATTAAAGCGTGCTGTCAGTTTCTCGTCAAACAACTTCACCCAAGCAACTGTCTGGGCATACGGATGTTCGCTGATACGCAGGGTTGTTCGGAATTGGTTGAATACGCACATGCATACACTACCAAACATTTCATGGACGTTACAAAAAATCAAGAATTCTTACTGCTATCTGCCAATGAAGTTGCGAAGTTACTTGAATCTGAGGATCTTAATGTTTCCTCGGAAGAAACTATCTTTCAT GCTCTAGTGACTTGGCTGGAACACGATCCAGAAAACAGGAGCAAAGATGCCAGTAAATTATTAGGTTTAGTCAAATTACCATTGCTATCACCCGCG TTTATAGCTGACAATATTGAGAGTAACGAAATGTTCAAAGACCAAAGAATGGTGCAGGAATTAGTAATGGAAGCATTGAAGTATCATTTGCTGCCTGAGCAAAGACCTTTGCTTCAAACAGGCAGAACGAAACCCAGAAAAGCCACTGTGGGTACGTTGTTAGCTGTCGGAGAGATGGACCAACATGaag GTGCAACATCTATAGATGCATTTTCATTACGCGATAATGCTTGGAGATCTTTAGCAACCATGAGCAGTAGAAGATTAGATTTTGCCGCAGTAGTAgtcgataaaaaattgattttcgcgGGTGGTAGAGACGCTTTAAGAACATTGAACACAGTAGAATGCTTTGATTTTTCCACTCTTACGTGGAGCACTCTACCACCTATGAATGTTCATCGATTAGGATTAG GAATGGCAGTCTTAGGTGGATTTTTATATGCTGTTGGTGGTTACGACGGTGATTGTTTTCTTAATGCGGTAGAGAGATGGGATCCGGGAACAGGTCATTGGAGTTCAATATGCCCTATGTCCAAACAAAGAGCTGGATTCAGTGTAGCTGTGTTAAATGATAA ATTGTACGCTGTAGGAGGAAGAGATATTAGTTCCTGCTTAAATACAGTAGAATGTTACGATCCGCACACGAATAAATGGACACCGTGCGCACCTATGTCGAAGAGACGAGGCAGTGTAGGCGTAGGAGTAGTGAATGGTTGTCTTTATGCACTCGGTGGTACCGACACTTCAGCTAGCAATCCCAATGTTAGCAGATTCGACTGTGTAGAAAG ATATGATCCTAAAACCGATACGTGGACTATGGTTGCGCCAATGAGTGTGCCCCGGAGTGAAGTTGGTGTGTGCGTATTAGGTGACCGACTTATGGCCGTGGGAGGATACGACGGCCAACAATTTCTCACACTAGTGGAAGCCTACGATCCACATCTCAACGAATGGGAACCT gTTGCTTCTCTTAAGACTGGCCGTGCGGGACTCTGTGTTGctgttgtaaaaaatttaaccaaTGACatgtag
- the LOC139808816 gene encoding uncharacterized protein, whose amino-acid sequence MALARGSCNNMEQELLEQSTLLNSREDFAAWEQRCDEFIESLEEQSRIKRPRLSIDQSSIGLKQSLVACIARLEGLKDLVRQRFVHVGAGYSASETGLRWREIDPAFESRILTGAVINSKHIDPRQFLKNAREIVLDRVRNVMQRHDNVKINTVFNGEFVAGDKRANKSIATRNYEVFRESDLHEWYKQHVIEPTLAKLEEFQERDSGWALSRILNLMVNVNKYNPLHAGCFVEIPQEIKKKKAVINVRSMDNACFAWSVTAALHPAQRNADLESSYPHYTSVLDFTDIEFPMTLDQIKKFENHNNISINVYSIEKKKNKKLAILPIRVTDRKMDRHVNLLYVHNDNVGHFAWIKNLSRLVSSQISKKEHRKYFCDR is encoded by the coding sequence ATGGCGTTAGCAAGAGGATCGTGCAATAACATGGAGCAAGAGTTGTTGGAGCAATCCACCCTGTTAAATTCGAGGGAAGACTTTGCCGCGTGGGAGCAACGATGCGACGAGTTTATCGAATCGTTGGAAGAACAAAGCCGAATTAAACGGCCACGATTATCAATCGATCAGTCATCGATCGGTCTCAAACAGTCATTGGTCGCTTGTATCGCAAGACTCGAAGGTTTGAAAGACTTGGTACGTCAACGTTTCGTACATGTGGGTGCGGGATACAGTGCGAGTGAGACAGGACTCAGATGGCGCGAGATAGATCCGGCTTTTGAAAGCCGTATATTGACTGGTGCGGTGATAAATTCCAAACACATCGACCCTCgtcaatttctcaaaaatgcgAGAGAAATTGTACTCGATCGTGTGCGGAACGTCATGCAACGACatgacaatgtaaaaattaacacagtgtttaatggtgaatttgttgcgggtgacaaacgcgcgaataaaagtatCGCAACGAGAAACTATGAAGTCTTTCGTGAGTCCGATCTGCACGAGTGGTACAAGCAACACGTCATCGAGCCTACCTTAGCAAAGCTGGAGGAATTCCAGGAACGTGATAgcggatgggcgttgtcgcgtatactcaatTTAATGGTAAACGTGAACAAATACAATCCGTTGCACGCGGGGTGTTTTGTGGAAATaccgcaagaaattaaaaagaagaaggcggtGATAAACGTGCGATCAATGGACAATGCATGTTTCGCATGGTCAGTGACGGCTGCTCTACATCCAGCCCAAAGAAATGCAGATCTGGAATCGTCGTATCCACATTACACGTCGGTGCTAGATTTTACGGACATTGAGTTTCCAATGACGTtggatcaaattaaaaaatttgaaaatcataACAACATCTCCATCAACGTGTACagcatcgagaaaaaaaaaaacaagaaacttGCTATCTTGCCAATACGGGTTACTGACCGAAAGATGGACAGACACGTAAATCTGCTGTACGTGCATAACGACAACGTGGGACATTTTGCGTGGATCAAGAACCTATCCCGCCTCGTGAGCTCGCAAATCAGTAAAAAAGAGCACaggaaatacttttgcgatcggtaa